The following proteins are co-located in the Acidimicrobiales bacterium genome:
- a CDS encoding pyridoxal phosphate-dependent aminotransferase, with protein sequence MSRVSAALSAITPSATLAVDAKAKALKAAGEAVIGFGAGEPDFATPDHIVEVAAAACHDPKNHRYSPAGGLPELKEAIAAKTKRDSGLEVAAADVLVTNGGKQAVFNTMLALVDPGDEVILPAPYWTTYPEPIRLAGGIPVVIPTTAASGFRVSVDQLEAARTDRTKALVFVSPSNPTGAVYPAEEIAAIGAWASEHGIWVITDEIYEHLVYGDAVHASMPVLCPDIADRCVVLNGVAKTYAMTGWRVGWMIGPADVIKAATNLQSHATSNVANVSQIAALAAVSGSLDAVSEMRQAFDRRRKIIHGLLNSIDGVDCPEPEGAFYAFPSFEGVLGTELAGRRIDTTLDLADVVLDQAKVAFVPGEAFGAPGYARFSFATSDDNITEGIGRIAQFLQG encoded by the coding sequence GTGTCTCGAGTCTCCGCTGCTCTATCCGCTATCACACCGTCGGCCACCCTTGCCGTCGATGCAAAGGCCAAGGCGCTGAAGGCCGCAGGCGAAGCGGTGATCGGATTCGGCGCCGGCGAACCCGACTTCGCCACACCCGACCACATCGTCGAGGTCGCAGCGGCCGCCTGCCACGATCCCAAGAATCACCGCTATAGCCCGGCCGGCGGACTGCCCGAGCTGAAGGAGGCCATCGCCGCAAAGACCAAGCGCGATTCGGGTCTCGAGGTCGCAGCCGCCGATGTCTTGGTCACCAACGGTGGCAAGCAGGCCGTGTTCAACACGATGTTGGCGTTGGTCGACCCTGGTGATGAGGTCATCCTCCCGGCTCCTTACTGGACCACCTACCCCGAGCCGATCAGGTTGGCCGGTGGCATCCCGGTTGTGATTCCCACCACGGCCGCGTCGGGCTTTCGAGTATCCGTCGACCAGCTGGAAGCGGCCAGAACCGACCGCACCAAGGCTCTGGTGTTCGTCTCGCCCTCAAATCCCACCGGTGCTGTGTATCCGGCCGAAGAGATTGCTGCCATCGGTGCTTGGGCCAGCGAGCACGGGATCTGGGTCATCACCGACGAGATCTACGAGCATCTCGTGTACGGCGATGCCGTACACGCATCGATGCCGGTTCTTTGCCCCGACATCGCCGATCGCTGTGTGGTGCTGAACGGTGTTGCCAAGACCTACGCCATGACCGGCTGGCGGGTCGGGTGGATGATCGGCCCGGCCGACGTAATCAAGGCCGCCACCAACCTCCAGTCTCACGCCACCAGCAACGTCGCCAACGTCAGCCAGATCGCAGCCCTGGCCGCCGTGTCGGGGTCGCTCGACGCCGTGTCCGAGATGCGCCAGGCCTTCGACCGGCGTCGCAAGATCATCCACGGGCTGCTCAACTCGATCGACGGTGTCGACTGCCCCGAGCCAGAGGGTGCGTTCTATGCGTTCCCGTCGTTCGAGGGCGTGCTCGGCACAGAGCTGGCCGGACGTCGAATCGACACCACGCTGGATTTGGCCGACGTCGTACTGGACCAGGCCAAGGTGGCGTTCGTGCCCGGGGAGGCCTTCGGGGCGCCCGGCTATGCCCGCTTCTCGTTTGCCACCAGCGACGACAACATCACCGAAGGAATCGGGCGCATCGCCCAGTTCCTCCAAGGCTGA
- the ilvB gene encoding biosynthetic-type acetolactate synthase large subunit codes for MRITGAQALIKSLELSGVEVVFGLPGGAILPVYDPIIESPIRHVLVRHEQGAGHMASGYATVTGKPGVVLVTSGPAATNIVTPLMDAYMDSVPMVAITGQVAYASIGTDAFQECDTVGITRSVTKHNELIADPADIPRLVQEAFHIATTGRPGPVLLDLPKDIANMELEWDPEWETTWGQGIDLPGYQPRLDVDPAEIAQAVELIRSAERPVVYAGGGIMKARAVEALREFVDMTKIPTVTTLMARGALPDDHPQCLGMPGMHGNYTAITAMQRADLLLAFGSRFDDRVTGKVDAFAPGAKVVHIDIDPAEHGKVRRPDVSIVGDARLVIEAINSELRSGGVGSVDLDPWRSTVSGWQEGHPLRYEQSESGFPLKPQYCLERLRDMSPEDTIVVAGVGQHQMWASQFWKFNHPYSWVNSGGLGTMGYAVPAAVGAKVARPDKTVWAVDGDGCFQMTFQELITAAAERIPVKIAILNNAYLGMVRQWQELFYEERYSEVYLSQDLPDYAKLAEAMGCVGLRADKVDEVDAVIEQANAINDRPVVVDFRVDEFEKVYPMVPAGGSNDVVILGPEGDAELGKSGQAPS; via the coding sequence ATGCGAATCACCGGTGCCCAAGCCCTGATCAAGAGCCTGGAACTCAGCGGTGTTGAGGTCGTATTCGGCCTGCCCGGGGGTGCCATCCTGCCGGTCTACGACCCGATCATCGAGTCCCCGATCCGCCACGTGCTCGTCAGGCACGAGCAGGGTGCCGGTCACATGGCCTCGGGCTACGCGACCGTCACGGGCAAGCCGGGCGTGGTGCTGGTCACCAGCGGCCCGGCGGCCACCAACATCGTCACACCATTGATGGACGCCTACATGGACTCTGTGCCCATGGTGGCCATCACCGGCCAGGTGGCATACGCCAGCATCGGAACAGATGCGTTCCAAGAGTGCGACACGGTTGGCATCACGCGCTCGGTGACCAAACACAACGAGCTGATCGCCGATCCGGCCGACATCCCTCGCCTCGTCCAGGAGGCCTTCCACATCGCGACTACCGGGCGACCCGGGCCCGTGTTGCTGGACCTGCCCAAAGACATCGCCAACATGGAGCTCGAGTGGGATCCCGAGTGGGAGACCACCTGGGGCCAGGGAATCGATCTTCCCGGGTACCAGCCTCGCCTCGACGTCGACCCGGCCGAGATCGCCCAGGCGGTCGAGTTGATCCGCTCGGCCGAGCGGCCCGTCGTCTACGCCGGTGGCGGCATCATGAAGGCCCGCGCGGTCGAGGCCCTTCGCGAGTTCGTCGACATGACCAAGATCCCGACGGTCACCACGTTGATGGCCCGCGGCGCGCTCCCAGACGACCATCCTCAGTGCCTGGGCATGCCCGGCATGCACGGCAACTACACGGCCATCACCGCCATGCAACGGGCCGACCTGTTGCTGGCCTTCGGTTCGAGGTTCGACGACCGCGTCACCGGCAAGGTCGACGCCTTCGCCCCGGGCGCCAAGGTCGTGCACATCGATATCGACCCGGCCGAACACGGCAAGGTTCGCAGGCCCGACGTTTCGATAGTCGGAGATGCCCGTCTGGTCATCGAAGCGATCAACTCCGAGCTGCGCTCGGGTGGGGTCGGTTCGGTCGATCTCGATCCTTGGCGGTCCACGGTGAGCGGCTGGCAGGAGGGCCACCCACTGCGCTACGAGCAGTCCGAGAGCGGATTCCCGCTCAAGCCGCAGTACTGCCTCGAGCGGCTGCGCGACATGTCGCCCGAAGACACCATCGTGGTGGCAGGCGTTGGCCAGCATCAGATGTGGGCCAGCCAGTTCTGGAAGTTCAACCACCCGTACAGCTGGGTCAACTCCGGCGGGCTCGGCACCATGGGTTATGCCGTGCCTGCAGCCGTTGGCGCAAAGGTCGCCAGACCCGACAAGACCGTGTGGGCGGTCGACGGTGACGGTTGCTTCCAGATGACCTTCCAAGAGCTCATCACCGCCGCTGCCGAGCGCATCCCGGTCAAGATCGCGATATTGAACAACGCGTACCTCGGCATGGTCAGGCAGTGGCAAGAGCTGTTCTACGAGGAGCGCTACAGCGAGGTCTATCTGTCGCAGGACCTGCCCGATTACGCCAAGCTCGCCGAGGCCATGGGTTGTGTCGGCTTGCGGGCCGACAAGGTCGACGAGGTCGACGCGGTCATCGAGCAGGCCAACGCCATAAACGACCGCCCGGTGGTCGTCGACTTCCGCGTCGACGAGTTCGAGAAGGTCTATCCGATGGTGCCCGCAGGCGGAAGCAACGATGTTGTGATCCTGGGGCCCGAAGGTGACGCAGAACTCGGCAAGTCAGGGCAGGCACCATCATGA
- a CDS encoding HAMP domain-containing sensor histidine kinase, whose amino-acid sequence MNLRMLRIRLTLVYGLLSALAIFALAWVAIDTGRSRIFDSAEREALAAAGEVAAGEDLANSWYVSIENDPGYEEPQADAWIEPPLQTITQNGLWYDDRFPRFEDQSGRYIGAVYPLDEFQAFVSFVEISSYEADARSLTLRVLLAGFGAVAAVAALGWLVAGRSLRPTRFVLAQQRDFIADAAHELRTPLAVIQASATQALSRPREADAYRQSLGEIADAAERASSGVNELLEFARLEAGQALPRLAPLRLDLLAEEVAASVRSDDCAIVAETSDSVVVDADYALLRQAVATIVENAVARSSNVNVRVVADKNLGRIEVADDGPGFDPGHLAHVFDRFHRGDRSGSTGLGMAIAKKIVDSHGGTISADNRTEGGAMVVIALRVSHASDRGLRM is encoded by the coding sequence TTGAACCTGAGGATGCTGCGCATAAGGCTGACGCTCGTCTATGGGCTTCTCTCAGCTCTGGCCATATTCGCTTTGGCGTGGGTGGCGATCGACACCGGCCGCAGCCGGATCTTCGACTCGGCCGAACGAGAGGCTCTGGCAGCCGCGGGTGAGGTCGCCGCCGGCGAAGATCTGGCCAACTCGTGGTACGTCTCGATCGAGAACGACCCCGGCTATGAAGAGCCGCAGGCCGATGCCTGGATCGAGCCACCACTGCAGACGATCACCCAGAACGGGCTGTGGTACGACGACAGGTTCCCGCGGTTTGAGGACCAGAGCGGTCGATACATCGGCGCCGTCTATCCGCTGGACGAGTTCCAGGCCTTCGTGTCGTTCGTCGAGATCTCGAGCTATGAGGCCGACGCTCGGTCGTTGACCCTGCGGGTCTTGCTGGCAGGATTCGGGGCTGTCGCAGCGGTGGCGGCTTTGGGTTGGCTCGTCGCCGGTCGTTCGCTGAGGCCGACCCGTTTCGTGTTGGCCCAGCAGCGAGATTTCATCGCCGACGCCGCCCACGAGCTGCGCACCCCACTGGCCGTGATCCAGGCCTCGGCCACACAGGCATTGTCGAGACCGCGCGAGGCCGATGCGTACCGTCAGAGCCTGGGCGAGATCGCCGACGCCGCCGAACGTGCGTCGAGCGGGGTAAACGAACTGCTCGAGTTCGCCAGACTCGAAGCTGGTCAGGCGCTGCCCCGGCTGGCCCCCCTGCGCTTGGATCTGCTGGCAGAAGAGGTGGCTGCCTCGGTTCGCTCCGACGACTGCGCCATCGTCGCTGAAACGTCTGACTCGGTCGTGGTGGATGCGGACTACGCATTGTTGCGGCAGGCCGTGGCGACGATCGTCGAGAACGCTGTGGCTCGCTCGAGCAACGTGAACGTGAGGGTTGTCGCCGACAAGAATCTCGGACGCATCGAGGTCGCCGACGACGGGCCTGGTTTCGATCCGGGCCATCTGGCCCACGTATTCGATCGGTTCCACCGCGGCGATCGTTCTGGCTCGACCGGACTCGGCATGGCGATCGCCAAGAAGATCGTCGATTCTCACGGTGGCACCATCTCGGCAGACAACCGGACCGAGGGCGGCGCGATGGTGGTCATCGCCTTGCGTGTGTCGCACGCGTCCGACAGGGGTCTGCGGATGTGA
- a CDS encoding oligosaccharide flippase family protein: MAEPASQALEGRTETTSLARSGLIAFAGSVVNGIAAFLVIVAITGALDKQRSGQVFTAIAMFNIVFAVSALGADVGLVRFTAQNRGSAKALLRTAAAPALVTSCAIAAAIALARGQIAAWLTEDNPEELARILLAMMPFIPLAALASVLLASTRGMGTMAPTALADRIAKPLSQLGMVVIVSAFGAGAAVVGLAWSLSFAVAFAVALAWFWRLAGRTQSDSPSSPDGGSEVTASQYWEFTVPQAATNVLYVLLRWADILIVATLAGPGPVAVYTAVSRLLIAGNFVNGAIVQAVSPLVSEALGRSDRDEAAHLLKTGTAWLVAVVWPGYIVLALIGEPFLAQLFGPEYTTGAAALTILSLAMMVASGSGPIEAVLLMDGGSRQSLIDNLAAVTTMLTLDALLVPTMGVKGAAIGWAAGLAITNLVPMAQVQRRIGINPLGRAHSTAAAIGLVCVGIPALVLRVSGVTSFALVLLVAATSYAIHLLVLSRFSGLLRLDELVSALKPRGKRRG; the protein is encoded by the coding sequence GTGGCAGAACCCGCGTCCCAAGCCCTAGAAGGTCGTACAGAAACCACCTCGTTGGCCCGGTCGGGCCTGATCGCCTTTGCCGGATCGGTGGTGAACGGGATCGCCGCCTTCTTGGTGATCGTCGCCATCACCGGTGCTCTCGACAAGCAGCGAAGCGGCCAGGTTTTCACCGCTATCGCGATGTTCAACATCGTGTTCGCCGTCTCTGCCCTGGGGGCCGATGTCGGCCTCGTACGCTTCACCGCCCAGAACCGCGGCTCTGCGAAGGCTCTCTTGAGGACTGCAGCGGCGCCCGCCTTGGTGACAAGTTGCGCCATAGCTGCGGCGATCGCTCTGGCAAGGGGCCAGATTGCCGCCTGGCTCACCGAGGACAACCCGGAAGAGTTGGCCCGAATCCTGCTGGCGATGATGCCATTCATCCCGCTGGCCGCTTTGGCCTCGGTGTTGCTGGCGTCTACGCGAGGCATGGGCACCATGGCCCCAACCGCCCTGGCCGACCGCATCGCAAAGCCGCTCAGCCAGTTGGGCATGGTGGTCATCGTCTCGGCGTTCGGTGCCGGCGCAGCTGTTGTTGGGCTGGCCTGGTCGCTGTCGTTCGCGGTGGCTTTCGCAGTCGCTCTGGCATGGTTCTGGCGACTGGCGGGCCGCACTCAAAGCGACTCGCCCAGCTCTCCCGACGGTGGTTCGGAGGTGACGGCCTCGCAATACTGGGAGTTCACCGTTCCCCAGGCTGCAACCAACGTGCTGTACGTGCTGTTGAGGTGGGCAGACATCCTGATCGTCGCAACCCTGGCCGGGCCGGGGCCGGTGGCGGTCTACACCGCCGTGTCGCGCCTGCTCATAGCGGGCAACTTCGTCAACGGTGCGATAGTGCAGGCGGTATCACCCCTCGTCAGCGAGGCCTTGGGAAGAAGCGACCGCGACGAGGCCGCACACCTGCTGAAGACCGGAACAGCCTGGCTGGTCGCCGTGGTGTGGCCCGGATACATCGTCTTGGCACTCATCGGCGAACCGTTCCTGGCCCAGCTGTTCGGCCCCGAGTACACCACAGGAGCGGCTGCGTTGACGATCCTGAGCCTGGCGATGATGGTCGCTTCGGGATCTGGCCCGATCGAGGCAGTACTGCTGATGGACGGTGGCTCGCGCCAGTCGCTCATCGACAATCTGGCAGCGGTCACCACGATGCTCACCCTCGACGCCTTGTTGGTCCCCACCATGGGCGTAAAGGGCGCCGCCATCGGATGGGCGGCCGGATTGGCGATCACGAACCTGGTGCCCATGGCCCAGGTCCAGCGCCGCATAGGTATCAACCCGTTGGGTCGAGCTCACTCGACGGCCGCCGCTATCGGCCTGGTGTGTGTGGGCATTCCCGCGTTGGTGTTGCGGGTCAGCGGCGTCACCAGCTTCGCCCTCGTGCTGCTGGTCGCCGCAACCTCCTACGCGATACACCTGCTGGTCCTGTCGCGGTTCTCTGGCTTGCTGCGACTCGACGAGCTTGTTTCGGCGCTGAAACCCAGGGGCAAACGCCGCGGCTAA
- the ilvN gene encoding acetolactate synthase small subunit, translating into MNSRKLEQLHIVTALVENKAGVLARVASLFARRGFNIHSLAVAPTNDPAQSRITVVVDLASAPLEQIVKQLDKLINVVRIEELKPSDAVERELMLLTVVKGERPHDVLQAALRFGGYALDFDAGHITFSFSASPERLDECEELMQQFGITRIQRTGRVALPRLYGTD; encoded by the coding sequence ATGAATTCGCGCAAGCTCGAACAACTCCACATCGTCACCGCACTGGTCGAGAACAAGGCCGGCGTCCTGGCCCGGGTGGCCAGCTTGTTCGCCCGCCGTGGCTTCAACATCCACTCGCTGGCGGTTGCCCCCACCAACGATCCGGCGCAGAGCCGCATCACCGTGGTGGTCGACTTGGCATCGGCGCCGCTCGAGCAGATCGTCAAGCAGCTCGACAAGCTGATCAACGTGGTGCGCATCGAGGAGCTGAAGCCCTCGGACGCAGTCGAACGAGAGTTGATGCTGTTGACCGTGGTCAAGGGCGAACGGCCCCACGACGTGTTGCAGGCGGCGCTGCGCTTTGGTGGCTACGCTCTCGACTTCGATGCGGGTCACATCACCTTCAGCTTCTCGGCGTCGCCAGAGCGACTCGACGAGTGTGAGGAGCTGATGCAGCAGTTCGGTATCACCCGAATTCAGCGCACCGGCCGTGTCGCCCTGCCGCGTCTGTACGGCACCGACTGA
- the ilvC gene encoding ketol-acid reductoisomerase: MATIYYDDDADLGLLAGKTIGILGYGSQGHAHALNLRDSGVNVVVGLREGSSSKAKAESEGLTVMSVADATKASDLIMMALPDTEQARIYEESIAPNLTPGMTLAFSHGFNIHFGQITPPEDVNVIMVAPKGPGHNVRRTYVEGGGVPSLIAVHQDATGDAKQIGLAYAKGIGGTRGGVLETTFAEETETDLFGEQVVLCGGLTELIRAGYDTLVEAGYQPESAYFETLHEVKLIVDFIYEAGIAGMRFSISDTAEYGDLTRGPRIITDETRKEMKKILTEIQDGTFANEWIDENRNGRPNYLRLREEGMQHPIEAVGKELRAMMPWISAGKADITETSGGAVS; the protein is encoded by the coding sequence ATGGCAACCATTTACTACGACGACGATGCCGATCTCGGCCTGCTGGCCGGCAAGACCATCGGCATCCTGGGCTATGGCTCTCAGGGTCACGCTCATGCCTTGAACCTGCGCGACAGCGGCGTCAACGTCGTCGTGGGCCTGCGCGAGGGTTCGTCGTCCAAAGCCAAGGCCGAGTCCGAGGGCCTCACCGTGATGTCGGTGGCCGACGCCACCAAGGCATCGGACCTCATCATGATGGCCCTGCCCGACACCGAGCAGGCCCGCATCTACGAAGAGTCGATTGCGCCAAACCTCACGCCGGGCATGACCCTCGCCTTCTCGCACGGCTTCAACATCCACTTCGGCCAGATCACCCCGCCAGAAGACGTCAACGTCATCATGGTTGCCCCCAAGGGTCCTGGCCACAACGTGCGGCGCACCTATGTCGAGGGCGGTGGCGTGCCTTCGCTGATCGCCGTCCACCAGGATGCGACCGGCGACGCCAAGCAGATCGGCCTGGCCTATGCCAAGGGCATTGGCGGCACCCGCGGTGGCGTGCTCGAGACCACATTCGCCGAGGAAACCGAGACCGATCTGTTCGGCGAGCAGGTCGTGTTGTGCGGCGGCCTCACCGAGCTGATCCGTGCTGGCTACGACACCCTGGTCGAGGCCGGCTACCAGCCCGAGTCGGCCTATTTCGAAACCCTGCACGAGGTGAAGTTGATCGTGGACTTCATCTATGAGGCAGGCATCGCCGGCATGCGCTTCTCGATCTCTGACACCGCCGAGTACGGCGACTTGACCCGAGGGCCTCGCATCATCACCGACGAGACCCGCAAGGAGATGAAGAAGATCCTCACCGAGATCCAGGACGGTACGTTCGCCAACGAGTGGATCGACGAGAACCGCAACGGCCGACCCAACTACCTGCGACTTCGCGAAGAGGGCATGCAGCACCCGATCGAGGCTGTCGGCAAGGAACTCCGTGCGATGATGCCGTGGATCTCGGCTGGCAAGGCCGATATCACCGAGACGTCGGGCGGCGCAGTCTCGTAG
- a CDS encoding sulfotransferase, translating to MTSTVVEQPIVNPSLEWIIDILRGHDANVVTTRGKCPDDHVELDRFTVYPSVNQPRMLISGASRVVRGAVLRRAATRSGGHSLGSIARYLGASAAHLGIDHLALGPDIVFSAPMDEAAERSSYREPRTLTEYLESAIDDHELCLAVNLGPLRPNRKPVLQLMDRSGSLVAYAKIGWDESTRRMVESEAGQLEKFDGRLFRNLLVPKLLHFGRWREMSILITAPLVDDGPIDMPPRMVLEALAEVASLTEQSRVPLAEADWTLRQLARVEALGPAGAELGEALTRCLSSHGDRPVTFGSSHGDWSPWNMRRMGRRVGVWDWERAADDVPIGLDLVHYHFQRSFHSSGKSVASGLDNVQQTVPSELARLGVDGDEHDLITVLYLIELALRFAESSLRDDAELVRTYKELIVELRHHIPRIGEKTEDRRSERHDPPVADKPRLFTRRMLGGSGVPTPARDAIKKAAKGYGRATSSYRVLPNTYIVGAQRCGTTSLFRYLTQHRSVVGPMLEKGVHFYDTNYTGDLDWYRSHFPTQARLKLSRQLNGCDMRTVEASPYYLFHPFVPERIHAATPDAKILVLVRDPVERALSHHNHEVKRGFETEDFASALDLEARRLAGEVDLMAADPLYVSYAHQHYSYAARGRYMEQISRYDELFGKSNVMVIRTIDLEANPAQVVDEVLRFLGVALMGSISFPRYNARRYPSMDESLRLRLREEFAASDAALAQRIGRDADSLWD from the coding sequence CTTCACGGTCTACCCGTCGGTCAACCAGCCACGGATGCTGATCAGCGGGGCATCGCGAGTCGTTCGCGGAGCGGTGCTGAGGCGGGCCGCCACCAGATCGGGTGGTCACAGCTTGGGCTCGATCGCCAGATACCTGGGTGCCAGTGCCGCCCATCTGGGCATCGATCACCTCGCTTTGGGCCCCGACATAGTGTTCAGCGCCCCGATGGACGAGGCGGCCGAGCGGTCGAGCTATCGCGAGCCCCGCACACTGACCGAGTATCTCGAGTCTGCGATCGACGACCACGAACTCTGTCTCGCCGTCAACCTGGGCCCGCTGCGCCCCAACCGCAAGCCGGTTCTACAGCTGATGGACCGCAGCGGTTCGCTGGTCGCCTATGCCAAGATCGGTTGGGATGAGTCGACCCGCCGCATGGTCGAATCAGAAGCCGGGCAGCTCGAGAAGTTCGATGGAAGACTCTTCCGAAACCTCCTCGTTCCCAAGCTGCTTCACTTCGGCCGGTGGCGGGAGATGTCGATCCTGATCACGGCACCCCTGGTCGACGACGGCCCAATCGATATGCCACCACGCATGGTTCTCGAGGCTCTTGCCGAGGTGGCCAGCCTGACCGAGCAGTCGCGGGTGCCCCTGGCCGAAGCCGATTGGACACTGCGCCAACTGGCACGGGTCGAAGCGCTTGGCCCCGCGGGCGCGGAGCTGGGCGAAGCACTGACACGGTGCCTCAGCTCGCACGGAGATCGCCCTGTCACCTTCGGCTCGTCCCACGGCGACTGGTCGCCGTGGAACATGCGCCGCATGGGCCGGCGCGTCGGTGTGTGGGATTGGGAGCGCGCCGCCGACGACGTGCCAATCGGTCTCGACCTCGTGCACTATCACTTCCAGCGTTCGTTCCACTCGTCTGGCAAGTCGGTGGCCAGTGGCCTCGACAACGTCCAGCAGACGGTTCCCTCGGAACTCGCGCGGCTGGGTGTTGATGGTGACGAGCACGACCTGATCACTGTTCTGTACCTCATCGAGCTGGCTCTACGATTCGCGGAATCTTCTCTGCGAGACGACGCCGAGCTGGTCCGCACCTATAAGGAACTGATCGTGGAATTGCGCCACCACATCCCGCGTATCGGCGAGAAGACCGAGGATCGGCGAAGCGAACGCCACGACCCGCCGGTCGCTGACAAGCCTCGCCTGTTTACCCGTCGAATGCTCGGAGGTTCGGGCGTTCCGACGCCGGCCCGCGACGCCATAAAGAAGGCCGCCAAGGGATACGGACGGGCGACCTCGAGCTATCGCGTGCTGCCCAACACCTACATCGTCGGCGCACAACGTTGTGGCACCACCTCGCTGTTTCGGTACCTCACCCAACACCGCTCGGTCGTGGGCCCGATGCTCGAGAAGGGTGTGCACTTCTACGACACCAACTACACAGGCGACCTCGACTGGTACCGGTCGCACTTCCCTACTCAGGCGCGTTTGAAGCTCTCGCGGCAGCTGAACGGCTGCGACATGCGCACCGTCGAGGCGTCGCCCTATTACCTGTTCCACCCCTTTGTGCCCGAGCGCATCCATGCGGCGACCCCCGACGCGAAGATCCTCGTGCTCGTCCGCGACCCCGTCGAGCGGGCCCTGTCGCACCACAATCACGAGGTCAAGCGCGGGTTCGAGACCGAAGACTTCGCCTCGGCACTGGACCTCGAAGCCCGACGTCTGGCAGGAGAGGTCGACCTCATGGCGGCCGATCCGCTGTATGTCAGCTACGCACACCAGCACTACTCGTACGCCGCCCGCGGGCGCTACATGGAACAGATCTCGCGCTACGACGAACTGTTCGGCAAGTCGAACGTGATGGTGATCCGAACGATCGACCTCGAGGCCAACCCGGCCCAGGTCGTCGACGAGGTGCTTCGTTTCCTCGGGGTCGCTTTGATGGGATCGATCTCGTTTCCTCGCTACAACGCTCGGCGATATCCGTCGATGGACGAATCGCTGCGGTTGAGGCTGCGTGAGGAGTTCGCGGCTTCTGACGCGGCTCTTGCCCAGCGCATCGGCAGGGACGCCGACAGCCTGTGGGACTGA
- a CDS encoding response regulator transcription factor, with translation MRVLVVEDDRALGEVVRRGLAEDGHAVDLAATFVDAAEAVFVEPYDLVVLDLGLPDGDGVDLCRSMRSAKLNTKILMLTARDALSDKVGGLDSGADDYLTKPFQFPELSARVRALLRRPEVSETPILEIGDVRLDPAARTVWRGNIAVPLTNKEFALLHHLMRHRGQVVTRTSLIDHVWDANYDGLSNVVDVHVANLRRKLDLPGADGVIQTVRGVGYRLNG, from the coding sequence ATGAGGGTTCTCGTGGTCGAGGACGATCGCGCTCTGGGCGAAGTGGTCAGGCGCGGCCTGGCCGAGGACGGCCACGCCGTCGATCTGGCGGCCACGTTCGTCGACGCCGCGGAGGCCGTGTTCGTAGAGCCATACGACCTGGTCGTGCTGGACCTCGGCCTGCCCGATGGCGACGGCGTCGATCTGTGCCGGTCGATGCGCTCGGCCAAGCTCAACACCAAGATCTTGATGCTGACCGCCCGAGACGCCCTCAGCGACAAGGTCGGCGGACTCGACTCGGGGGCCGACGACTACCTGACCAAGCCCTTCCAGTTCCCTGAGTTGTCGGCCAGGGTCAGGGCGCTGCTGCGTCGTCCGGAGGTGTCGGAGACCCCAATCCTCGAGATCGGTGACGTACGCCTGGACCCCGCTGCGCGAACGGTTTGGCGCGGCAACATCGCCGTGCCGTTGACCAACAAGGAGTTCGCCCTGCTTCACCACCTGATGCGACATCGTGGTCAGGTGGTGACGCGCACGTCGTTGATCGACCACGTGTGGGATGCAAACTACGACGGGCTGTCGAATGTGGTCGACGTGCACGTGGCCAATCTTCGGCGCAAGCTCGACTTGCCCGGTGCTGACGGCGTCATCCAAACGGTTCGCGGCGTCGGTTATCGACTCAACGGCTGA
- a CDS encoding YqgE/AlgH family protein, which produces MAGRLLVATPILGDPNFFRTVILLLDHGDHGSAGVVLNRPVDERVVALIPSLEGSVDASATISFGGPVEPNGVLGVTLQSGELVPADLDEIDIGRPLRIFMGYAGWSPGQLEDELSEHAWWVIEGRPADVFGPEPEELWHRVVARQPDRRRLLANMPEDPRTN; this is translated from the coding sequence ATGGCCGGTCGGCTCCTCGTAGCGACACCGATACTGGGCGATCCGAATTTCTTTCGGACCGTCATCCTGCTGCTGGACCACGGCGACCATGGATCGGCGGGCGTCGTGCTCAACCGGCCAGTCGACGAGCGCGTCGTAGCCCTGATACCCAGTCTCGAAGGCTCCGTAGATGCCTCGGCCACGATCAGCTTCGGGGGGCCGGTCGAGCCCAACGGGGTCCTCGGTGTCACGCTGCAGAGCGGCGAGCTGGTGCCGGCCGACCTCGACGAGATCGACATCGGCAGACCATTGCGAATCTTCATGGGCTACGCGGGCTGGTCGCCCGGACAGCTCGAAGACGAGCTGTCGGAGCATGCCTGGTGGGTCATCGAGGGTCGCCCGGCCGACGTATTCGGGCCCGAGCCCGAAGAGCTCTGGCACCGGGTGGTAGCCCGTCAGCCCGACCGGCGCCGGTTGCTCGCCAACATGCCAGAGGATCCCAGAACCAACTGA